The Meriones unguiculatus strain TT.TT164.6M chromosome 18, Bangor_MerUng_6.1, whole genome shotgun sequence genome segment AGAGGACAGGTCGCGGTTGCTGGGTCATCAGCACTTTGAAGCGTCTCTTGATGGTGATTCGGTGTCTGGAGTATTTGTCGTCTGGGGAGAACCGAGCAGGATGAGCAGAGCAAGTCTGTTGTCCCATAGGGTCAAATTTCTGctcaagaaaagaaacaaaatgatctcaaTATATGAGTGGTGTGACAGGAAGGGGACAAGAAAACGGGAAACCTGAAGCTAGAAGACGTGATGGTCAGAACAAGAAACCGCGCACTGCTACCACGTTTTGGACTCCACATGGCTTCACGAACCGGACTGCGCAAGCCGGTTCAAACCGCTTCTCCCACCTAAATTTCTCGTCCTCCTGATATACAGATGTTTCACCCCCTTACCTTTAGCGTATAGACGCGATCGCCCTGCTCGTTGAGGTAATACTGGAGAAACATGACTGCACCGCAGCAGACAGACGCCAACCAATATACAGCCAGCCGCCTTTCCCCGAGAGCACCGCCTCAACTGTATTCGCCAACATCCTTCCGGTCTGGCCGGAAGTCTTTCTAAGGCATGCCGGGAAATGTAGTCCATTTCTCCAGTCATATCCAGGCGACCAGAAGGGGGCATAGTAGAGCAAGActtggttggccttgaactccagctAGCAGCAACCTTGCAGAGTTAAGATCCATGGACTTGACCACTCTGTGCCAGGCACTGCCAGGCGTTACAAAAGTGGGGATGGATTTGGGTTGAATGTTGATGCATCCAGTCCTATCTTTAAGCTCAAGTTGCACACCCATTTCATAGGCACCAGTTTTCTAGTTCCTGGAGAAACAAGGGCTCCAGGATTCTCCCTCTCCTATCTATATCCTACGGACGAagtagggtgttttttttttttttcgaccCCCTACTTTTACATCCGGTTCCCCGCCCATTTCAAAATATTGGCGGTAAAGAGTGCATGATGGGTATTCGATATTATGCAAAGCGAAAAGAACGTAAaagtttttcttatgaaactgGTGGATGTTGTTTTAGAGGTCGAACCAAGATTCAAACTAGGGACTCGACCACAAATTCGGCTCTTTCTTATATGGTGAGTAGCGGATAATAGCACAGTAAGGTACCCCTTCtttccagtttttaaaagaatgaaaagtcTTATAAGAATCtagtttaaagaaataaaaaactaaaatcaagATATTGCAAAATGATCATTGCAGCACTATTTATAGGAGCAAAAATATTGGAGCGTATTAAGTTTGTAGCCAGAAAAACTtacgttttttttgtttgtttgtttgtttttttaagtaatgAATGTAGTTGGTTTGCTTGCCGTTGCataagatatatttaaaaaacaaacaaacgaaaacagcGAGTTTAACACGAGATTGTAACCCCAGAAGTCGGGAAGCTACGGCGGAAGGATCCCCAACATCCAGGaaattcaaggccggcctggtcagTAATCCAAGTAGTGACACCCTGTTTTAAACCGAGAaacgaagagagagagagagagagagagagattgagagagagagagagagagagagagagagagagagagagtgtgtgtgtgtgtgtgtgtgtgtgtgtgtgtgtgtgagattgtGCCAGGAGCAGGAATGTATAAGAAAGTTAATATTGGTGTCTTCGGCATGGAGGACTTGGTTACAGGGAAATGAATAGGAAGAGTGTTTGGTGaggtatattttattttgcataggctggattttttgtttgtttgtttgttctgtgtggattttgttgttattgttgtctattgtttctctttctctctctctctctcacacacacacaatgaatttTAGTAGTTTTCACTTTCCCATGCCCCTTTCTCATCCCCTTTTATCTCCCCCTCAAAACTTTTCCTAGTCTGACTTTTGGGACATGctaatatattaatttaaatttaaaaaaccaatttaatgaaaaaaaacttTATGGTCATTTTAAGGCAGGGGTTGTGCACTCAAGATGCTATGGCCAGGAGTCTTCAGTGTGAACCTAAGCTCCCTAGCCAGactatctcaaaattaaaaagggactgggaagatggctcagtggttaagaatgtttgaatctcttgcagaagacccaggttcagtccccagcacccacatggcaacttacaactggctgcaactccagttccagaggctttgactccctcttctggcttctgtgggcatcaggcataCACTCAGCTGCATAGTCGTGCATTCAGgcaaatatccacacacacacaaaataaaactgcataaaccctttaaaaactattaaagattctttctcctcctcttcatcctcttcctcctcctccttctaaggTACTGGTCTTTAATACCattactcaggaggtagagggcaggcagatctctgttgcGTTCTGAgccagctagggctatacagagtgagaccttgtctcaaaattaaataaataattgattgaaaaaaaattttttattaaggTTTTCAGCAAATGGAAAAAGCTGTGGCTTCCATGAATTGCAGAGCTGTTGGGACTGGACTGTTGgggtttttacagaaaaaaaatattattatttttttcagatagtTAGTTCcgccttgtagcccaggctattctCAAAGTCTAGCCccttagcctcctgagtcctACAATCACAAGTGGGGCGGCGGCTTTTCAAGAGGGTGGCGCTCACGCCACAGCAGTTGAACACTCTGGATCAATTTCAAGCGTGTAGTTTTCTTAATCCTCCACTCTACAAGCTGTGAATTTGGCTCAGAAAATAAGAGGCATCACTGAAACAAGCCAAAGGTCTACCAGCAGTCTGTTGTTAATAGGAAGTCAGTTGCAGAACTGCAGAAACCGAAGGGTGCAGGATTAGCTCTGCTGTTGAAGACTAGAAGAAGAAACCAAAAGTGAAAACTACAGTATGATGTTGGGAATCCGAGAAACAACATACAAATTGCCCTAAAAGAAGACTCCCAGCCATCAAGTTAATTTAGACGGGATTTTCTAGTTTTTGCTTACCTCCTAGAACTCGCCGTGTAATATGTCCCCCATTCTCACCACACAATCAatattccctctcctcccccactaCAGAATGCCTGAGTTtaagattctaattctgttttgaCTCATTCTTTACCCTACCTTCATTGGGTTTTACAGAAAGAACTAGGTTACTGCCTGGATCCTGGACTCAACTGTTTTGTTCTGGAGCCACTGTTGGTGTACCTAAACCTCCGATAATGGCGTCAGATGGAAGTAAGACTGGGCATTGTGACGTGTAGAGTATGTGCCACATGTTCATGCCTCTGGGGTGTCAGATTTTGCCCCTTTACCCAGGAATAAAATTATTTAGGACAACCTATAGGAATCTAAGACATCAGACCCTACACAGGCCTTAGAGAACCCGGGGAAGCCGATTTTTTTACCATTAAGAATTGGGAAGAGCATCCTTGGAAATGAACCGAAGTATGTCAGAAGTAACACGCTGAATATTGGGATTGGATACCAATTGCCAATTTGATTGCCATGAAGAGGGGCCTCTTTAAcatccctgggggggggggagcagagtTTATGTCTATATGGGTTGTGTTGGCAAGGTTTCAGGGGAAGGCCCAAGATCCATGCATCCTCTGGCAACTAGTGCCTGCTCTAGGACTTTGCCATGAGAAGGCAGGGCTGAGTCTCTTGATTTTGTGAGGGAAAGTAGCCTAAAGGTTGGAGGAGTGGGATTGGGCCAGGACAACAGCCTTACTCAGAAAGCTAAAACTCCTCAGGAGGGTTTTATTCACTTATGAGCCAGTGAACAGGGCTAGAGATTTTGCAAAACTGCTTGTGCCCAGGGCCTGATGGCTCCTATTAGCCACAGAGGTGGCTTCTTTTCAGTTCAGGCAGCaggcttttccttctttttctttaattgtagtTTATTATGCACGTATCTGGAAGTTTGGGAGTCTAAGATCAAGGTTCCATCTAATTAGTGTTCTAAGGAGGGAACCTCCATGGAGGATTTCTGAGCATGTGCTCATGTGCTCTTTCTCTGTAAATATTTGATTATtgaaattgaacttgggtccttgctAGACAAGCATTTTGTGAGCCACATCTGCAGTCCTCACTTCACTTTTtagtttgaggcaaggtctcacaaAGTTgctcaggctgcctttgaactccctctgtaacccaggctggtcttaaacttgtGGTCATCCGCCAGAGTGGTTGTATTTACAAACCTGCacatatttttaagtaaatttatttatttttgttagggGCAGTCTTTCTTGATTTTCAGGCTGGAGGAGACAGATCATCTTAGCCACAGTGAGATGCTCAGTTTTCTTTCCTGTTGTGGCGCTCAGACCTTAGGAACATTTCACTGTGTGCAGAACTTGGTGGTATAACCCAGCCCTCTGCTGTATGGTTCAGAAGACTGTGAAGATTAGTTTGTTCCTATTTCACGTCTCCTTTGTGGTCACGAAGTGGAGTCTGAGTGGTGCTGGTTTGTTAgtggaatattttttaaagggaTAATAATAGCATGAAATTAGGCCAGTTGGGTTCTGTTTTTATCATTACAGTCATGCGGGATACAGGCTCTGTTTAATgaaacacacatatgtgtgcttaTTCCCCTCCCCTGCACCCCCACTCTGCCTGACCAGCATTCAGATAGCTGATTCCCTGCAGGAACTATGTGCTAGATTTCCTTCTTAGTTAGCTCCAGCTCAATGCTTTGTTCTTCATGAGCCTTAAATTTCTAACATTAAGCAGCAAGACTAGCCagtgtgatggctcatgcctgtattcttagcactcggggaggcagaggcaggcagatctctgtgaatttgagtccagcctagtttacaaagcgagtccaggacagcccagactacatagagaaaccctgtcttgattaACCGAAGAAaaaggaggtagaggaggaggaggaggaggagaggaagaagaggaagaggaaggagaggaagaaagaaaagaagaagaggggaagggaaagaggaagaagaagaagaagaagaagaagaagaagaagaagaagaagaaaagaaccatAGCTAGTCAGCACTGCCCAATTTCAGTTTTTCCATAGTTACTAAATGCACTGGAAATCTCTCTCCAAGGTCCTCCTCTCACTATTTCTTGGCCCTTATCTAACTAATCCCTCCCAGGTATTCCTGGCTGTTGCATTATGAAGTTTCTGGGAGGCAGGAATCTAGGCTACCATACCCTGTCCTGGGGATTGTGCTTTTGTGTATGGCATCAGGAGCCACAGAGCAGCTGGAAGCAGGTGGCTTCTCTATCTTGTAGACTAGGTAGGGGTTAGTAGATGTTCATGAATGTTGAGTGGGACTATTTTTGGAGAAATGAACTTCATGAGTCCTAGAGTCACAGAGCCTGTTCATAAACTgcatcttttgttgtttgaggAGATTATTGGGAGCAAGAGCaataggaaaaggaggagagggatggACTAGTGTCTGTGAAGCTGTTCCCTTCTCAAGGGCCCATGAATGCTTCTCAAGAGCCTGGAACTTCCCCTGTACTCAGCATGCTTGCAGACTGCTTTTCCTGCAGTACGGGTGTCAATCCTATTTCACATCTTCTTGATCTTGATCCACCTATGGCAAGGGAGGTCTACAGGAGTGTTTTGAGAGAAGTGTTTTAGAGGCAGTGATGAGCTTGTTCTTTGTGGAACGTGCAGGTCTATGCTCTCTGCATCTCATTGAGAGGGAGCAGCTTCCCTAGCCCAGTAAAGAACTACCTGGGAGACATTTACAAACATACCCATCCATGTCCCTTTCTTCATGTGTTGAGAGTCACTACTCTGACTCTTTAGGGACTAAAAGGAAGTCAAATGGCCTAACTCCTTGTCTTCTTCCtattcccttctcttctttctctcaacAGCCTCTCCATTACCAGGACCAGATATGCCCATGAAACCTAGTGCTGGCCTGTCCCCTTTCACTACCCTTCCCTTTGCCCCACCTACTCCTGCCCCACCAGACCAACCCCTCTGGGAGCCATCACCACAGCCCCCCATGCCTCCTGCCTTTCCTCCAGGCAATCCTCTGCTCCTTTCTGCTTTCCCTAGCCCATTGCTGGTGACAGGAGAAGGAGGCTCTGGCCCCAGTGTGGCCGGAACAGGTCAAGTCATTGTCAAAGTCAAAACAGAAATGGGGCCAGCTGAACCTTCTCAAACTCAGAATCTTATAGTTACTCAGACGGCCCTAAACTGGATTACCTCCGGTGCTCCCTGTGGGGTCCAGGAGGGGCCTCCTCCACCTCCTCGGTATGTGACACCCTCTAACCTGAAGACCATCCTGCCTGCTGTGGCTGTTGGAGTGAGCCAGGAGGGCCCTGCAGGACTTCCTCTGCAGGTTCTACCACCAGCTGCCCAACTGGCTCCCATTGTACCCCTGGAAAAGTCCTGGCCAGGAATACAAGCAGCAACCACGGAAGGAGGTCCTGTGGCTGCCCGGAAGCCTTTCCAAGGTGACCTTGCCTATGCTTCCAAGGGTGTTTATGAGAACTATCGTCGCTGGCAGCGCTACAAAGTCTTGGCCCGGACTCACCTATCCCAGAGTCCTGATGCTGAAGCTCTTTCCTGCTTTcttatgtaagtgtgtgtgtgtgtgtgtgtgtgtgtgtgtgtgtgttctgagctGGAGTACATCTAAGACTGagttttcctagggcttttagagAGGATTTTGGTATAGATACAGAGGTTTCAGATACTCTAGAATTGTTGAAGGCAGATGTGAGAGTGAGAAGACACTGCTAAGACATTCTTCTGGCTTATGAGAAATGTTCaggtactgttttgtttttgttttttttgtttttggtgttgttgttgtttttcaaagaaCACCTACAACTCCGTGAAGTCAGGCAAACATTTTACGCTAATCCTGAGAAGAGTGAGAAACTTCCTGTCataaagcaggaagcagagattgTCCTGTAGGTCCCTGACTCCAAATGTCAGGGCCCTTCCCTGCCTGCCCTCTGCCACTGATGAGCTGGGACGGGGTGGGCTGGGCCCTGACTAATTCCTGTGGGGTGGGGAAGATGGCATTTGGCCAGGCCAAGACCTTAGTGTGTGAACCCTACCTTACTGAGGGGTCAAGGTGAACTCTGGAGGGGAGGGCACACAATTGGCTCCACACAACACTAGAGTAGGACATATATCACCTttgccctcagtttcctcatgAGGAAAGGGGGTGATTATACCCACCTGCAGGGGCTGACCAGAAGATTAAAGGTGCTTGGCAAAGTGCCTGGCATAGAAAATGAATCATTTAAATGGTCACtcttttattattactataaAAAGGCAATCTTAAAGAGGAAGTGAGCGCACAAAAGGCCAAAATATCCCTCCCttagagtgtgtgtatgtttagccAAGaagcctggagttacaggctgtcttttttttgttttgttttgtttttgtttataaatCAGTCATTAGTCATCTGGGAACTTTTCTCCATTTCCCAACCAGACTGCATATCTCTCAGCTGCAGACCATTGAGTAaacactctctctttttttttttaaccagactttgaaaaacaaattCATGCTCCCTTCCAGTGGAAGAACTTCTTCCATTCCTTGGAGCAAGTGATCAAGAGACACTCCCAAGGTCCTCAACAAATACCACCTTACTGAGTTCTTGGTTTCTTGAGATGactcctaagttctttctcaaacctgGTGACACAACTTCTAAATCTAGTCCCAGTATGAGCTCTCTCGAGATCTGCTTAGGATCCATCCCCTTTGGTTTCTGGCCAACTCCTGTTCTCCGTGCTTCCATGCTATGGGTAGGACCTCATGCCAAGCATGATCCAGACCCTGTACAACAGCTGCCTGGGAAGCTGATTAGATGCTCTGTCCTGGGACCTTGGCTTCTGCAATCCTTAGTGACATCAAGTTTTCCCGGTGGTACTGATACTCAGCTATGTTTAAGGACTTAGAGAAGCCAGAAAGGCTAAACTGAAGTCCTTACTTTAGTCTACACTCTTTTCTCTGGAGCTTCCCAGAGGTAGTGGTCCAATATTTTATTTGAAGATCTATGACAGCATTCTGGAGGCAATGAATGAAAACccaactgggggtgggggaagaagcTAGTCCCTAAACCAAAACCCCCAAACTACTACACATGCTCTAATTAGAGGTTTATGTTAGATTAGTTAAATAAGTCTTTGAAAATTCAACAGGTTCTGTGCCGAGTTAaatccattttctctctctcttttttttttttttttttgagatacagtttctctgtgtagccctggttgtcctggaacttgctctgaagaccaggctggccttgaactcacagtgatcttcctgcttctgcctcctgagtgctaggactaaaggcatgagctaccactaCCTGGCTGGGTTAAATCCATTTTTATAGTTACAAActataaaatgtttcttttttttttagtgtccAGTTAAGGCTAGCACCATGAGAATTAAAGGAGGGTGCCCTTGTTGATTTCAAAAGGTTGGGAGGAAGATCATTAGATTTTGTGTGCTTTGCACCTCTGGGTGGCAAGGGCGGCGTGAATGGCAAACAACTGGAGGGAGGGCTATGACAGAGCCTGAGGGGCTTCCTAGATTTGGTGAAAGATGGGTGATAGGGAGTGAGACGGCCACCAGAACAGGTGCAGGGCACACATTTACAGTCTGTCTGACCTAACGTGGTTTTAGCCCAGTGCTTCGATCCCTGGCCCGACTGAAGCCTACCATGACCCTGGAGGAGGGGCTGCCGAGGGCTCTGCAGGAGTGGGAACGCACCAGCAACTTTGACCGGATGATCTTTTATGAGATGGCAGAGAAGTGAGTTTGATGAATCTTCATTCACCCGTGCACGGGTAGGGGAGCGGTCGAGTGGTGGGGCAGGGCAGGTGTGTGTTGGGGCAGGTTGTCAGAAGGGGTCAGCAAGATGGTCAGCACATAAAGGTGTCCACCAGCAAGCCTGACAGCCAGAGTTTGATCCTCAGGGCCCTCATGAAGAAAGTAGAGAAAAGGgactcccaaaagctgtcctctgaggtCTGCCCATGcacactgtgcacacacacatacaaatgccaTCAAATAAATGGAATGCATTTAAAAATAGACAAAGGAGTGTCACAGGAGGCCACACAAGGGTCTTCTAGATTCTTGTGGCTTCTACCACCTGGACTCTGGGATTATTTTGCCCTGTCTGCTCTTAAAAGTGCCCTTGCCTCTGGTCCTTGGACCTATATGGGGCTTCCATACTGAAGGTGTTAGGGTAGATAGGATTGGGCCCCCTGCTTCTGAAAACTTGATGCTGAAAACCTCATCATGAAGGTACTTTAATTCACCAGGTAGCAAGTGGCTAATGGTGTGGAACTTCAGAATCAcctttcctttcatattttttgtttgttttaaaagataGCACAGAacccccccccgccccctgccCCTGTCCCCCACCCCAGAAAGGGACCAATTCTGGAAAAGGTTGGCCAGAAGAAATCAGGGTATTGGACACCCAGACTGGTCTCCTGACTTTTTATCCCCCATCTCTACAGGATAGCCTTGcataaaaaaataactttggTTAGCACACATGGCGCCAAGGCTGACATGAGCTCATTTgagctcaggagttcaaagccagcctggggaaTATATTGCAACAACTGGagaaagaataatttttcttctaagtgtaCCTTTGTCCTACCCCACCCCCCAGTCTCTGTCTGAATCTGAACCTTTGGCTTCCTAGGTTTACCCTTTGGAGCCTGCTCCAGCCTTTGTACtctggtctctgcttcctggtggtctctgattcAGGAATTCTGCCAACATTTTCAGTTGTAAAAGGGGCAGATGAGGGCATCAAGAGCAACCCTTTAGAGTATACCCTGAGACCATTGCATAGGCCAGACTGAAGTCACTAAGCTTATATGAAGTAGTGATTAATCAGGGCATTGGATGGGACAGTTATGGCACAGAAGTAGAGGATATTACTGTCCTGGGGAATTAGCCAAGCTCTATACAACCTCCTAAAATCATCTTCTCCAGCGACCATTGAAAGGGAAGGGACAATATGATAGCGTTTCCCAGAACTGTCATTAGGCTGTCATCTACCTGTCAGCAGCTTCCCCTGACTGCTCCAACAGTGTTAGCTGAAATGAAGGTGCTTGGTTTCTTGGCTGTGTGTGAGTGCTGCCTGGTATCTAGGTGACTGATGAACTGGGTTCTCCTCAGCACAgcctgagccttttttttttttttaaatgttattttcattaatgttttgctgcatgtatgtttctgtgtgggtgtcagatcttggagttatagacagttgtgagctgccatgtgggtgctgggatttgaaccactgaaccagctctccagctctgcctgttCCTTCTTGACCCTTTGCAGATTCATGGAGTTTGAGGCTGAGGAAGAGACACAGATACAGAATGCACAGCTGATGAATGGGTCCCCGGGTCTGTCCCCTGTAGCCCCGTTGAAACTTGATCCTCCAGGGCCCCTGGTTCCAGAGGCTTGCCAGCAGCCAGGTAAGGCTATCCACAAACCAGATAAGattaggaaagttttttttttttttttctctcactttctttccCACAAGTGACAGTCTATGAACCTAACACAATGCCCTATAGGAAGCTGGGGTCTTGGCTACATTTGTCTTGAATTACCTATTGATCTTGGTCAAGTAAACTAACTACACTCTCATTTAGACTGTGCATGAACCCTATACTTTTTCAGCCTAAGAAATGGGGGTTGGATCAGGAGGCTTTTTGGAATGTCAAGGTGTGTGGAAAGATTTTAACACAGTGCTCTCTATTGTACCTTCcagtttttatgttttctccaCCCAAAGCTTGATCCCATTCTGGAACCATTTCTTGaacctagattttttttcccctccaagtATTACTGGGAAGTAGATACCAAAGCTGCTTTCTCACTCCCCATCTCTTCCTTCAGCGTACATTCCTAAGAAGGCAGCCTCTAAGTCACGGGCTCCCCGCCGGCGGCAGCGTAAGCCCCAACGGCCTCCAGTTCCTGAGGCACCCAAAGAGATCCCACCAGAAGCTGTACAAGAATATATTGACATCATGGAAGGGCTGATGGGGAGCCACGTGGACCctgggaagacagaggaagagaggcaacAGGAAGGTGCAGGGATGTTTCCAGACTCAAGTCTTCTGAACTACATTGATGAACTATGTTCTCAGGAAGTCTTTGTCTCCAAGGTAAGCTGGGTCTACATGGCTAACTTCTAATAAATACTTAGGGGCTGGGCACTATGGAATACCAACCTTCTGGGGTTCTGCACATGGCAGTAGGTTCCATTTTAGAATTTAGAAATGGGTAAGCGTGTATGAATACGTAGGTAGCCGGCGGTAGTGACTACCACCAATTTTTGTAACAAACTCCAGGGTGAAAGTGGGGGCATGGGCCTCGTGGCTTTGTCTCTAGAGCACCTGGCCCTACAGGTTACTTCACACCAAGATTCACACCATTCGTCTGTTTCCCAGGTAGAGGCCGTTATTCACCCACAATTTCTGGCAGATCTGCTGTCCCCAGAAGAGCAGAGAGATCCTTTGGCTTTAATTGAGGAGCTAGAGCAAGAAGAAGGACTTACTCTTGCCCAGGTaaagttgggaggcagagaatgAATGCCAGGAAAAGGAGCCTGCCTGATTTTATATAACTCTTTGATATCCTGATACTGTTTTATAGGATTTAGGTTTGGGTTCTGGATCTAGAGCAAGTAGGTAGGGGATTATGTGAACAAAGTATATGGGTGAGGAAAGGCTCTCAGCAAGGGAATAAAGCTCCAGAGCAGAAAGAGCTGCAGTACCTATCTTTGATGCTACCACTTAAACACTTGCTCTTCTTCCCCATGCTATGTACTGTCTCCTATCACCCACTCAGCCACCTCTTCTCCTAACCATGTATAGAACTGGCATTTGTCCATTCCTTTCCAGCTGGTCCAGAAACGACTCTTGGCCTTGGAAGAGGAAGATGCTCAGGAGCCTCCAAGTTGCAGTGGAGCTCAGTCAGACTCAAGTCCTTCTATTTCTGACGAAGATGAAGATGGGGGTCGGAGGTGTCGGCCCTCACCTGGGCTTCAGGGGGCTGCGGGCACTGTTCGCATTGGAAAATCTGCTTCTCCAGGCAAGCAGGCAAGAGAAATGCATGGTGGGCAGGAACGAGTGCTAGGTGGTTCAAGGGGGATCCACAAGGATGGAAACATGCTGCCATCCTCTAGCAGCTGGGACCCGCAGCTAGAACTCACAGCTCCACAGGGAATGCAAGAATCCTTGGGTATGGAGAGAAAAGGGTCTGGGAAGCTATATGCAGCTCATGACGGCCACCTAGGAGGTCCTGGGTATTCTGGGCACTATCCAGCAGCAGATAGGAATCCAGAGGCTTTACCTTTTTGTTGGCAAGAAGAGCCCCAACCCGTGAGAGCCTCCAGTTTGGATGTTGGAGTTATAGAGCCAGTTTCTATGCAAGGACTTGGGTTAGAAAAGCAGGCCTTAGGGTTGCAGATAGGACAAGAGATCGAGGGAGTTGGGGTGCTTACTCAAGGGAGAGAACCTTCAGCGGCGTCCCAGAAAGGCTCTTCAAGAGCCATGTGGGGAGATGACAGAGGTCCCGACATAGCTCAGAGTTATGATCAGAACCATTCCCCTGGAGCAACTGGCAACCTAGAGAGGGTTTCTCTCAGCCCAGGACTGTGGCTGAGCAGTGACATGGATGCTGTGAGTTTAGAGTTGCCCTTACAAATTGAAAGTGTCATAGATAGCATCCAAGATGAGGCAGGTATAACAGAGGACCAGGCACT includes the following:
- the Nop10 gene encoding H/ACA ribonucleoprotein complex subunit 3, with the translated sequence MFLQYYLNEQGDRVYTLKKFDPMGQQTCSAHPARFSPDDKYSRHRITIKRRFKVLMTQQPRPVL
- the Nutm1 gene encoding NUT family member 1; the protein is MASDGTSPLPGPDMPMKPSAGLSPFTTLPFAPPTPAPPDQPLWEPSPQPPMPPAFPPGNPLLLSAFPSPLLVTGEGGSGPSVAGTGQVIVKVKTEMGPAEPSQTQNLIVTQTALNWITSGAPCGVQEGPPPPPRYVTPSNLKTILPAVAVGVSQEGPAGLPLQVLPPAAQLAPIVPLEKSWPGIQAATTEGGPVAARKPFQGDLAYASKGVYENYRRWQRYKVLARTHLSQSPDAEALSCFLIPVLRSLARLKPTMTLEEGLPRALQEWERTSNFDRMIFYEMAEKFMEFEAEEETQIQNAQLMNGSPGLSPVAPLKLDPPGPLVPEACQQPAYIPKKAASKSRAPRRRQRKPQRPPVPEAPKEIPPEAVQEYIDIMEGLMGSHVDPGKTEEERQQEGAGMFPDSSLLNYIDELCSQEVFVSKVEAVIHPQFLADLLSPEEQRDPLALIEELEQEEGLTLAQLVQKRLLALEEEDAQEPPSCSGAQSDSSPSISDEDEDGGRRCRPSPGLQGAAGTVRIGKSASPGKQAREMHGGQERVLGGSRGIHKDGNMLPSSSSWDPQLELTAPQGMQESLGMERKGSGKLYAAHDGHLGGPGYSGHYPAADRNPEALPFCWQEEPQPVRASSLDVGVIEPVSMQGLGLEKQALGLQIGQEIEGVGVLTQGREPSAASQKGSSRAMWGDDRGPDIAQSYDQNHSPGATGNLERVSLSPGLWLSSDMDAVSLELPLQIESVIDSIQDEAGITEDQALSSRNSVSPGPRKTTVPENVEISVVPCGGTDATALIEKRNSCSLPGSLMADGPALRSKENQELSPETIQDPSDLWAGGCSPLLETLDPSALGSSEDTLLPTCQGNLLILGTQDASSFPQASQEAESRDNLLFPLLENIEQVNILDIRNDSGPTPEVSKDSFSSNFNSYNLQGESREDTVSSKPTDLDPLQDNQESYTLEATTSTSGQGLGSTSPRWGTRDAFVLREIPTGETYNSADRAKGSEKEKEEEDEELSNFAYLLASKLSLSSGGFPCHASGGQGIPKTSHHSAEVDDLDQLSPPSKPGKQVLVGSPAAAVERSQLEAQLGSSRQKPLALGLVQLPQPRKRRRDSFVTSKRKKRRRNQ